The DNA segment gcactagtggtaaagaacctgcctgccgatccaggagacataagataagcaggtttgatccctgggtcgggaagatcccctggagaaggaaatggcaacccactccagtgtgcttgcctggaggatccccatggacagaggagcctggtgggctacaggccatagggttgcaaacagccggacatgactgagcgaccaagcagcACAGCATAAACCAAACAGTCCTAAGAAAATCTGGAGTATCTGTTTCCTCTGTGTCATCAGAGCAACTTACACGGAAAGCAGCCCAACCGGACCTGCAACACATTTTCCACcaagtttgaaataaaaaaaacaggCTTTTCTCAGTTGATGTAGggaatctaaaataaaagtttagaatTACTCTCAATCAAAATACTCATACATTTACGTGGGATGCTAATGATAcgtcagaaaaaaatgaatatgtaacATTTATTACACCTCAtagatttcttaaaaatctagTGTTAGCATTTTAGCCACCcaagatttcttttaaatttcataatgaaGACTACATAGTAAttcacaaataaataaacttttttctgCTAGTAAATAATTACTAAACATGTAGGCCTTGGAAGTTACAAGTTATTTAAAAGCTATCTCCTTGATTGTGTTGTAAATTCATTTAAGTGATGCCAAATATTTTGTACATTCTTTTCTTACAAAAACACAATTCTAGAAACCAGAATCACAGTCTCTAAGATGCCTGGGGCATATCTCTGAGCAGTAAATTATCAAATGAATAATAATGTCTTATATCTGTacaattttattatacttttcaaAATCATTAAACCCTCACACCATAGTATAATCAATAACTGTTTTTTAATAGTATAGAATTAACGTTCTTCAAGTATACCTCGATTACTCTTTACAACAGATAAAAAAGATTACAACAGGTAAACTTTTACTCCAATAAAGCCTATTCCTCCTTCAGTATCTCACAGCTCTGTTGTTTTGTGGGTAGATTCAAACTCTAAGAAACTCGAGAGCTGAGAAAAGCTTAGAAAGAAGAGCTTAGAAAAACTCCAAAGTTAGTTCTCTTCTTGCTCAACCAGCCACTGTAACTTTCATGCTCAACTAGCAAGAGAGATTTGCTTGGCAAATCACAACACGCTGTCTTTTCTTTTAGCAAGAATGACGGTTAGAGGGGCTGCACGAAGTATCTGTACTGTGTCATCCTCGGTAATCAGATCACCAAAGCAAGGAGCACTAGCACCCCAGCCAGGTCACAGAAATAGCTTTCTTGTATTACAAATACCAGAGGTAATGGGATTAGAGttatgttcttaaaaaaaaaaaaagactttttattttgtattgggacttacatttatttttgaaaacctaAAGGTCTCATTTCACTAGCCCACCGCTCACTAATGTGTACGTGACATGGCCACGGCTGGGAAGTGGCACGGGTGACTTTTCCTCCATCTCTAGCCCTGTTTCTGCTAAGTCATGTTTTCCTTCATGTTAGACTGACCATCAGCCTCTACCATacggaaacagaaacaaaaggctTATAGTAAAGTGGGAATATTTCACACGAGTAAAAGGTGGATACCTTCTGCTTATGCATTTTAACAGGAGACAAAAATCTAGGTTTGACACGAagctcattttcattttacaaaatactGTTTCGAAAAGTTAATTGAAACTACTGTCTGGGAAGAAAAAGGATTAACACTACCTTGCCCTTTAACTCACGGTCAGAAAGATCTTCCATCACAATCTTCTGCATTTGGGGAACGCGTGATGTGATGTGGACCAGAGGAATAAACAGTGGCACATGACTGAGGTACTGGTACTAAGGTTGTCTAAGGAGGGAACAGTTTCCTACACACAGTGGTGGATACATGATGATTAGCCAAAATTGTGCTCGAGGATGGAGTTAAAAAGGACTTATTGACTTGGAAGTTGGCAAACTCAGGAAACATTTCTATTTCTGGCCTAATTACTAATTTTTTGTAATTCAGTTCCCTTCTTGTGCTAAAAATCTATAATTTAGTAACAGTCATTCAAAAATAGCAGCACTTACCATCTGtggcagaaaataattcataaagagCCTGAGCAAGGACATTCACAACAAAGGAATGAGACTTTTTTCTTGcccaataaaatgattttttggcctgaaaaagagaaagatcacCTATTATATGgtaagggtttaaaaaaaaaacacaaacttatGTTTATAATCCCCTAAACTGATACCCTGAGGACTATCTACTAGAAATTATGTCTTGTTCAACATTTACActcccatcaaaaaaaaaaaaaaaaatctccagaggAACGAGTTACATCTCTGAGGCTAAGTGGCCCATGTAACCTCCAAACCAGAAATTCTAGAAGATTCACAAGTTGCAAGTCACGTTCTTAATCCTGAACAAGACTATTTAAGAATCACTACTAAGGACCATGCTTCCAAGTACAGATCTTCTCTGCAAAGCCCCATTCATCTTAGGCCCCAGAAAGAAAtctattttgagatatttttgtCAAAGAATATCTTACCTGGAAAACAGCGGCATCATCATAAAGGTCAGGGATACCCTTCAGCAATTTTCTCCACaattttatatcattaaaaaCAACAGTCATTCCTCCACCAGTAAGAGGATGCCTCATATTATATGCATCTCCCAAAAGAAGAACACCTGTAAAAAGAGAACTTAGATCATGATGTCATCCTGGAGCATCCTTTAAGATCCAAAcaaaccccccccccaaaaaccTACTCTGTTaataatttataaacattatGAATGTCAGCTAGTAAATAAGAATACTAAAATACTAAATACTGAAAAATTTACTCAGGCAAAAAATTCAAGAGTTGATTCAATTACTATTTATTGGGTAACTAATATGTGCCAGATGCTAGGGATACAGTGAGGACAGGAACGTGATCCCTGCCCTCAAAAAACTCACATGTGAATATAAGGTTCAATCAGACAATGTCAAAATATGTGTAAGGCctctttcatgaaaaaaaaacacaacaggcATCATGCATAAAAAGCAAGTCttttacaagggaaaaaaatcaagaattcgTTGGCATTTCACAGTAATACTTGCTGCCTGCATATTATAGAGATCTATATGGTTCTAAGGGAATATGCAGATATTCCAAACACATCAGAAGTTAATTTAGAAGAAACCTTGAGTGAACCAGCCCCTTGAATCAAAACCACAGAAGCAGAAAGCTCTGCAATCTGACTCAAGGTACAGCACCTCCTCACTGCGGTCCTGACTCTAAGATTCCCGCCCGTTGTCAGCCTGGTTCATGACCCATGACTTAGAGGGACAGTTAAACAAAGcatgtatttaattttctctcttaGGGAAATAAAACAATCATAATAAAAGTGGTAAGGTGGCAGAATTATggatcatttttttctgtaatgtcacaatatactatataattatagaatacacatatattaatttatGAAAAAGTAGCTTGTAAATTTCAATCCAAGTTTTTTTATGTATTAGTGTAATACCTTCACTAGAAACCACTAGCTATAACCAGCTTTTATTCCTCCTCCTCCACGGAACATTCCCAATTCCACAAACCGGGGTATGTTCCCAAAGCATGCTCTTTGTATCAGTTCGGCACTGGCTTTCATTCTGCTTTGTATTATAGTTAATTTCTATGACTGGAACATTGTGATGCATGTCTCTCCATGGCAAACAACAGCTGTTTATGTTCAGGAAGCACAGTATATCAATAGCTCTCGTTCACACCTCTTCTCCAGGCCCCACACTCCTGTTTTCAATGGGCCTCCACTTGGCCACTCAAATGACCTCCCATCCGTCACATCACTGTGTCCAAAAATGAACTCATTATCTCCCCACACTTCCCTAAGTCCAATGTCAGCAAATAGCTGGCAAAGTACCTAAGCCTGAAACCTGAAATCCATCAAGAGACCTCGCTCTCTCCTATTACCATTAATCACTGAGTTATGTATTCTACATCCTAGATGTTACCGAAATCCTTTCTCTACCTTCTGCTTTTATTGTTACTTTACACCTTCTAGGATGGCTACGGCAAAAGGACAGATACTAATAAATGTTgtcgaggatgtggagaaattggaaccctcatatatCGTTAATGGAAATGGACGATGgatcagccactttggaaaacagtttggcagttgcTCAAAGCATTAGagagagttgctgctgctgctaagtcgcttcagttgtgtccaactctgtgtgaccccatagactgcagcccaccaggctcccccgtccctggggcttgccatttccttctccaatgcatgaaagtgaaaagtgaaagtgacgtcgctcagtcgtgtccaactcccagtgaccccatggactgcagcctaccaggctcctctgtccgtgggattttccaggcaagagtactggaggagggtgccattgccttctccttagagaGAGTTAGGACCCAGCAAGTCTATTCTAAGGAATATAaccaagaaaagtgaaaataaaagtccACACAATAACTCATACACAGGTATGAACTAAaagtggaaataatccaaatgtctatCAGTTGATGAATAGTCAAGATGTAGTATATCCACGCCTGGAGTAGTAGTTGGCAGTAAAACTAAATGAAAgactgatacatgttacaacatggatgaacctcaaagaaGCCAGTTACAAAGGACCACATTGTATGATTACGTTTATAGGCAATGTCCAGatcaggcaaatctatagagacagaaagtaaattaatGGTGGTCTGGGGTTCGGGAGGAAATGAGCAGTGACTACTAATGGTTACATGCTTTCATTCCAGCATGATAAAAACGTTCTGAAATTGTGGTGATGGTTCCACCAACCTATGAATATACCAAAAACcaatgaactgtacactttaaatgggtgaactaTGTGATCTGTGAATTATCTCTCAATAAAGATATTATAAACAATAAAGAACTTTTCAATGACTTTGCACTGTCTATAGGATTAAAGCTAACTATCTTACCTTTCTACCACTCTGCCACCTCTCCTATGCCCCAGGGGTCTAGGGAGCTACTTAAGTGCTACCATTTCTCAGCCATCCTGGGGTCTGCAGATGTTGTTCTGCCTACTCAGAAGTCCCTCATCTCACTGTCCAGCTTTGTCTCCAGAGCAACATCTCCCCTAATTACCCTTCCTGGTTCACAGGCTCGCTCCCTGCCTTGTACACCCCACTCCTTCACAGTGAATCTGGGGCACCAAGAGTGGGCTTTCATTACAGCATTTATCAGCACTGTTCTGAAATTATTTACATCTCTCACTGGAAAACTGCCTTCTCTAGATTAAGGACTgtatttaattaacttttattttcaataactcGAACAGTGACCTATGTATACTCaatactaaataaaaaatatcataaaACTAATTAGTATGCACTAATTGCAATAATCTATTTTCTGTACCACGTTATAGACTGTACCACATACATGTCATTTGGAATACTGAATTAGAATACTTGGAATATCTTTTATAAAATTGGTCCAGTAAGATAATACCTCGTTTGTTTACTGGTGAAGAAGGGAGGAAGCTTGCTGGCATTGATCTCAAACGTGAATTCTGAGAGGCTTCTAGGAATGGTCCTTTCAGGTGATCTGCAACAAAGCCCACCCCACCAAATAAATGGTGTATAACATTCCAATTTCAAATTATCACATTTTCTTATCAAGCATCACAAATACATTCTACACATCTGTGATGGCTGTTACAAATATCCCTTGTGAAAAGTCGAGAACTAATTATTAACGAACTGTTCATTAAGCAGACAGTTGTTCCTGCTAAAAGATGGCTATGGAATCTAAGcaaaaattaatgtaaatagATACAGAGCTGTATGATCAAAAACCTAGAGGAAGAAATCCAGATGAGATGataagacaaggaaaaaaacCACCCACCTTTCTTCCAAATGATTACCAACAGGTATATATTTAACACCTATTTTATTGTCACCACCATATTCTATAAGAACAGATGAAATATACCACCAATTCACAAACAACAGGAGGGTATgtgtacagtaaaaaaaaaaaaaagggttataTGTAGACAGTACTATCTCTTGAGGAGCTTTAGTGTCTTCATCTAGAATGAAACAGATTAGTTCATCTCTGTGATACTTCCCAGTTTCAAAGTTTCGTGCTTCCACTTTATAGAAAATGAACTTGCTTTTCATACAATTCCCATTGTAATCTGGGAAAACAAGAGCAGAATGACTGTGTTGAAACTATTCCCTTCCTCCAATGAATAGAATTTCCATAACCTATATGAACATAAAACCTGCAAACGTTTCTCTCCCTGATCACAGGGCAGTCTTCTCCAGCTATGCTTTggactggggggaaaaaacaatctacagtaaaagaaaaagatgctaAAAATACCACATTATTATCCTCTTCCTAAATACACATAACTCATTCTTTCCATCTGAAAGCTTCAAAATGGCTTAACTGAGTGAAAATGCATTGAAGTACTGAAAATGTCattattaaaaatctaaattggTCCATGTGTACCTTAATTTCTATCGATATTCTGTTGGTAAACGGTGCTTTtgcttagtttaaaaaataatgttccttattttaaaaactaacttgAAAACCcagaatatttaaacaaatatactCACATCCAGGATAATCTGCTATTACTGTAATCATAATTTGGGCAgagttttcctttcaattttatcAATATTCTCAATAATTTTTGTTACCTGTCTTTCTTACATCTTCCCattctcaaaaaaataattttagtgagAGTTTAACAAAGACGTTAAATCTCATGAAGCCTTTCTGTACTCAACTCGAAACtgaaagatctttatgacccctCATAGCGCTCGCGTTCCCAGGGCAGGGACGTATGAGCACACAGGCCTGCTTCCAACCTCGGCTCTGCCCCGTACTAAAGGGTTATGTTTGGAGCAGCTAATTAACTTCTCTGAATCTTAGTCTCCTCATCTGCTAAATGGGGACCATGATAATGCCTACCTCGGGTGGTTGTGTAGATTAAATTATGTTTGTAAAACACCTCTTACATAGTAGACAATCAATAGATGGCAGCTATCATTTCTACAAAAACCAACCACAAAAATTACGTATAAGAGATATTTCAAGAATTCAGATATCTAGATTGCTATCCAGACTACCTTAAAAAATACCATATATGCCACCATTAATGATTACTCACCATTAATGATTACTTTTATTACTACTATGAAAAAATACATtgaaactgttttattttctgtggagATTTTTTTATGTGCTAGTTTAAGTAGTTTATTCAGCTCCACTGTATCTGACTGATTAGATGAAATTTTTCAGCTGCCATTCTCATCTTTCAGCCTAGTTTAGACAAAGCTTTAGTGAGAATTGGAGATGGAGAGTCTTTTGTGAGACTGACTTACAGACTAGATTACAATGCAGTGAAATACTATTCTTACCAGGTAACTGTGGGTAGATATTTTCAGTCATGTATTCTCTCAAATTCCTTGGCATGTCTCCTCGGACGTCCACAAGCACTCGAGTTTCATTAGGTGAAATTTGGTAGATGAGAACTGGACTTGGGTTAGCTAAAATAAGTTCGGCATGATTTGCTTTAAACTGCGGTGCAttctaggaaaataaataaataaaatatttttaataacttgcAAATTTCAAGTTGCTTTTATCTTCTacaattgcatttctataatacCTCCATAAGGAAGCCAACAAAATGTGAAGAAATGGAAACTTTATTGGAGATCAGGTTTTTCCTGAACTTGGAGAAAAGTCCATCTGCAACAACAGTCAATGGAGCATGGAGTTCctacaacaaaaacaaagaccaCTCAGCTAAATGGTGAGAAATACACagtgaaaagactgttcttttaaAGTGTACATAAGCAAATTTAAACACATTATGGGACATTACAGAGTACCTGGAGATAATGCTCTCATGAAGGAGCTCTCATGTGGGCTGAGGTTAATGAATGACCCATCTTTAGAGACACTTCCCCTTGAGATCACCTTCCACCAAAGTCCTACCATTCCAAACCACCTGGGATTAAGTCACTTCGATGGACACTGGGGGAAACTGGGACAAGCAAGCACAGCCCATAGAAAACTGAATCATATTACAAATCCCAAGGACCAGCCACATTCTAGAATTTTTTAACCCCACATAGTGCTTTCAATCAATGGCTACGGCACAGAAGAATTTCTGTACACATGGATGTATATACTTATATTACCTTGCAATCGCCCCATTAGAGTGTATTCCTAGGAGGTAGCTACCCTATGTAAGAATCAACAGATAGGCTTTTGACTTTCTCCTCTGTTCTAAACCAACATGAGCAAATACTGGAAACTATTTTATTCAACTATTTCCCCAGAGAGTCTCttagtttttatctttcttatttcaacaatagtttattttattataattatttctctCATGCTTGAATCCTTCCTTTTTGCATCTTCCAGTTCCCCTCTACCTCTCCGCTAGGGTacatttctcatttgtttttaatacagTTAACATCGTGGAGTTTGTTTCCAAAGTTATTTGAACAGCATTCTGCAGTCTCTAAAGAACAACGTGTTGCAATCTAGTGCAGAGAGTTTGGAGAGATCTCAGTCCATTTGATGAATAATAAATTTGTGGGCCTACTCTTCTTAAAGgagtaggagaaaaagaaaataaaaatctctcatGAAAAGCTAATATCTGCTACATCTCACCTTGATGTCTCCAGTCTCTTTATCCTTGTACTGAACTCccatcacagcatcatcttcttcTAGTAACTGCAGCACAGTGCCCTCGATAAACTTTGCactaaaagataaataaacaaattctcTGGTAGCACaactgaaaaatttaaataaggaatgaaatattcttttttcctatcTCCAGTTTACCCTAAAATGGACACACATGTACATAGAAAAAGGGCTGGAATGAcgaaaagcaaaaacatcaatGGGTTATAGAATTAGGTGGGGTTAtaactttctaattttttaagacAGAATATATGTAACTAATGTAATGACTTTTCagagaagcattttaaaaagtaacatgagGTTTTAtctcaattcattaaaaaataaaatacacgcAGAAAAATTTTACACACCCACAAGAGTTTTGTTGTGTTGATGAATATATACAACAAATATATCATGGATAATTTTTACAATCTCCtctatatttttaagtatttttctatttttctaaaatgaatatattctACTTTCATAGATATCAAATTCTTCAAGTTCTAAGAATAATCAAttcatttctccttttgctttgtcAACATTTAAGCCAACATTAAGCATTTAAGCCTTTATCAgggcttccccaatagctcaattggtaaagaatctgcctgcaatgcaggagaccccagtttaattcctgcGTCAGgcagatccgctggagaaggaataggctacccactccagtatttttgggcttcccttgtggctcagctggtaaagaatctgcctgcaatgcaggagacctgggttcgaaccctgtgttgggaagatcccctggagaagggaaaggctacccactccagtattctggcatggagaattccatggactatatagtccatgaggtcgcaaaaagttggacacgattgagtgacttgcactttcactttcaagccttTGTCGATGACATGAAGATTCTCATGTTTAAAACTTAAACCGCAATTATAGTGTACAGGGCTAGAAGTAAATATAAGCTAATAATTAAAAGAAGAAGCCCTTTAAAACTGtcaatcactatactgtacatcTGTAATTTACATActattgtacatcaattataattcagagagagagagagggacaccCAGCCAGTCCTGTCAGTCCAGGTCCTTAGTATGAATGCAACAGGGATTTTCCCTTTAAACTCCTCTGTCCTGACTTTTAATAAAAAGCACCATAACCACAAACTCCAACTCCCAAATGGGCACATATCCCACAACTTCCAAATATGAACTTAATTACAATGACTACATCCTCTCATTTCGAACCACATAAAAATCACACATTGAATCATAGGAAAATTCTCTATAGTTATAATCATTCAAACAATCTATATGATATTCTGAACAAAGGCTGAAGAATTAACATTCTTCTAACTTATGGTTTATTCTAGTAGAGCAGCTATGCTCTAACCTATACCCAAACACTTATGAAAATGCATAAAACAGTATTTGTACAAAGGCCAAGTTAAACATGTTTAACAGCAAAATCGGAAGCTGAGCCTTACTTGGGCTCTGCCATGGCTGCCTTCCGGAGACGCATGATGAATCTTCCATGATGGAAAGCTCTTCCACTCTGCACATGATTGTTCTCTGACagagggaaaggaatctgaaCCTCTGTTTTGCTTTCCTGATCATGAATTATGTAGCCATTTACAACCTGGGCATCAATACCTTCCACTGTATCTGCAAaacaatagtttttttaaaaagtcagttttttgTTATATGCCCAGAGTTACACTAACCACCAACAGGACACAGATGTGGAAAATGAGTTTCTGCGTTCATAAAGCTATGACGCCATTTGGAGGACTGGACAGTAACAGAACTATTTCAGAACCTTAATGCTTCTGGAAGATAATTGTCTTAGCAAATTTGTAATatcataaaagataaatatatacatataaaatgtattcattaaaaTTCATAGGAAAAATATTCAGACCCTAATAATAACAGGGAAAATGTACAGATGATTCATACTACGGAGAAACACTGAACATGTCAGGAAAACAATGTtcaaaacttgatttaaaaaaaaaaacaaatcaatgaaataaaactgaaacaagaaGACACCAAATCTATCAAAGTTGCTGgtgaaataatgataaaatggataaattatatatattactgGTCATATCATAAACTagtaacattttagaaaataagtaCAGCAAAACTATCAAGAACCAAGAAGTTAGCACCCTTTAATGTAACAATATTAGCCTTGTAATCCATCTAAGATATTCATCCTAAAGATACAATTCATATTTTTAGTAATTATTGAAACTATATACAAAAACAGATTCATGTTACctataataaagaataaatgtaaagaataacTGTAAATAACCTAAATATGAATATAAAGTAGGTAAagtacattataaaatattaactgaGAAAATACTATGAACAGGCTTAAAATTATGATAAAGAATGGATAAGAGTATTAGAAATGTTTGTGAGCAAGGTGACTTTagcatgtattttaaaagtc comes from the Bos indicus isolate NIAB-ARS_2022 breed Sahiwal x Tharparkar chromosome 14, NIAB-ARS_B.indTharparkar_mat_pri_1.0, whole genome shotgun sequence genome and includes:
- the SQLE gene encoding squalene monooxygenase isoform X2; the encoded protein is MWTFLGIATFTYFYKKCGDFVSLANKELLLCVLVFLSLGLVLSYRYRSGALLGRRQSGSQLAGFSYILSALPFIGFFWAKSPAGSENKEKLGSRRCKKGTSISETTLIGTAASTLTSSQNDPEVIIVGSGVLGSALAAVLSRDGRKVTVIERDLKEPDRILGEFLQPGGYYVLKDLGLEDTVEGIDAQVVNGYIIHDQESKTEVQIPFPLSENNHVQSGRAFHHGRFIMRLRKAAMAEPNAKFIEGTVLQLLEEDDAVMGVQYKDKETGDIKELHAPLTVVADGLFSKFRKNLISNKVSISSHFVGFLMENAPQFKANHAELILANPSPVLIYQISPNETRVLVDVRGDMPRNLREYMTENIYPQLPDHLKGPFLEASQNSRLRSMPASFLPSSPVNKRGVLLLGDAYNMRHPLTGGGMTVVFNDIKLWRKLLKGIPDLYDDAAVFQAKKSFYWARKKSHSFVVNVLAQALYELFSATDDYLPILWF
- the SQLE gene encoding squalene monooxygenase isoform X1 — translated: MWTFLGIATFTYFYKKCGDFVSLANKELLLCVLVFLSLGLVLSYRYRSGALLGRRQSGSQLAGFSYILSALPFIGFFWAKSPAGSENKEKLGSRRCKKGTSISETTLIGTAASTLTSSQNDPEVIIVGSGVLGSALAAVLSRDGRKVTVIERDLKEPDRILGEFLQPGGYYVLKDLGLEDTVEGIDAQVVNGYIIHDQESKTEVQIPFPLSENNHVQSGRAFHHGRFIMRLRKAAMAEPNAKFIEGTVLQLLEEDDAVMGVQYKDKETGDIKELHAPLTVVADGLFSKFRKNLISNKVSISSHFVGFLMENAPQFKANHAELILANPSPVLIYQISPNETRVLVDVRGDMPRNLREYMTENIYPQLPDHLKGPFLEASQNSRLRSMPASFLPSSPVNKRGVLLLGDAYNMRHPLTGGGMTVVFNDIKLWRKLLKGIPDLYDDAAVFQAKKSFYWARKKSHSFVVNVLAQALYELFSATDDSLHQLRKACFFYFKLGGKCVAGPVGLLSVLSPNPLVLIGHFFGVAVYATYFCFKSEPWITKPRAIFSSGAVLYRACSVIFPLIYSEMKYLVH